Part of the Vulpes vulpes isolate BD-2025 chromosome 13, VulVul3, whole genome shotgun sequence genome, GGGCAGGCGACCACGTTCCAGAGCCCACGCCGGCCACGGGCTGGCAGCTTGGAGGCAGGAGTGTGTGCTGAGCAGGGGTCTGGGTGGCTGCTCCACGTGGCCTTGCTTGGAGAAGGGGGTGCAGCCTGGCCAGCCCCAAAGCTTTTCGTCACAGACAACACAGACCCGGGCGACAGAGCAACGTGGTTCGATGTGCGGAACCACGGCACAGGGGGCACGGGGAaggcagggcggggggtggggtgccaGAGTGGGGGGTGCCTTGGGGCTCAGCCCTGGGCCTTGGCTGGGGAGCAAGCATTCTGACTACCAGCCACTCCCGCCAGGGCCCACTCCGCCTGCCTCCCGCTGCAGGGGAGACTCCAGGTAGGGAAGGCGGAGGAGAGTCGCACACCTGTCCTGCAGAGGAACAGGGTTCGGGCGGCTGGGGTGGGCGTGTGGGCCCGTGGCTCCCGGTGCCGCTCACAGCATCAGGTCCCTGTGACTCTGCAGCCGGGCTCGCCCCCTGGGACGGGAGCCCTCCCTGAGCCCCCCACTGGCCCTGCAACCCCCCCAGACCCCCCCAGCTCTGAGTCGCCTCACCTGAAAATCCACACCTGCGTGGGCTCCAGGGATCACATAATGAGACAGACTCCGGTCTGCCCCGCCCGGCAGTGGGAACTGCCACCGGCTTTCACGGGCACCATGACCTCGGATTTGTAGTTCCTGGAAGGTAAACGAGGCAGCAGGCTGTGGAGCACTGGAGGAGGGGGGACAGGCTGCGTGGCCCCCCCGGCGTGGCCTCCACTCGGCCCTCCCTCCATCGAGTACAGGCCCTCGCAGAAAGGACAAAGATGACCACGAAGGCCCGCAAAACACCGTGGTTCCGGAGACTCAAAACCTAGCGCCCACCACTGCACGTACTCCGCTTTCTGCAAGCCCCTGCAGCTCCCGTTGTTCCCTGACCTTGTAAGCACCTCTGTGAGGTGGGCTGAGCAGGTGAACGCGATTTTACAGGGGGGCAAACCAGAAACAGAGACATTGACGGATCTGCCAACAGCCACCCGAGTGGTAGGGATGGGACTGGAGGCATCTCCCCTGCCCCCCGATCCAGGGCTCTCGCCGCCCTGCAAGGCTGTCCCCCTTGGGCCAGTTTCTTTCAGCCCCGCCGCCTGAGCAGGGCtaggcctctgcctttggtcAAAGGTACGTACTGTTTTTTGTTGGCTTTTCTGAAGAGCGTGGGCTCGGAGCAGTAGGAGGACTTCCCTTTGCTCCCGATGCTCAGGCAGCTGGAGCAGCAGCCGCAGGGCCCGGCGGCCAGGGGTCCCTGCTGCATGGGCACCAGGCTGCTGCTGATGCGGAGCGAGCCATTGACCAGGCAGTTGAGGGACCTGGCGCCGGGCGCCGTGGGCCGGGGACCGTGCTGGCAGGGCAGCCGCGTCAGAGCGGGCGGAGCACTCTGGTCCGGGGCCGGGGCCTCGGTGATGGTGATCTCGGACGAGCCGGGTCTCGAGGCTTCTGAGGCTGGGGGGCCGGGTGGCCTGTTCTCCACCTCCGGGCGGATGCCTGGGCTGTGCAGGTTCATGTGCAGCTTCCTCATGTGGTGAACCACGGCTGCTGCATTGAAGGCTTGCTAAGGAGACACCAGACCAGCCTCTGGCCACCTCTGTTCTTGGAGGGCACCAGGGCTCAAGCCTTCCCTTGGCCCTGTGGCCCCTTGACACTCATGTGCCCACTTCTCCTCCCAGAGAGGGTGCAGGGAAGCCCCAGGGACAGGCCCTACCCCAGTCCGGCCCCAGCTCAGTCTCCAGGGCCCAGAACACTGGCCTACCTCCCGGAAAGGGCAGCTTACCCTCCACTTGCTCTTGGCAAAGTTCTTCTGGATCTGGAGACTGACTGAGGGGTAGATGTCTCGGTGGAGGGCCGTGTTTCCATCAATCCTGTGGGTGTAGAAGGGACACCTGGCTAGTGGGGAGCTGGGGGAACCCAGCCAGGGGTCGGGCAGGGGCCGTGCATGCAGGTCCAGGGTGAGCCGAGTGGAATGCCTCGGAAGAAGGGTGGCCCACAGCAGGGATGGGCTGCAGCCAGGGCTCCTCCGTGCCCCTGGGCAGGTCATTGCACGGCCCATGCTTTGGCAAAACCAAAACCTTGCTTTATAGCGGGGTGGGAAGACTATGACCTGTGGGCCACATCtacccactgcctgtttttgtaaacagGCGTCTCACTAGGACACAGACGGGCCCATTCGCTCAAGCATGAGCTACAGCTGCCTCCATGCTATAAGGGCAGATTGACGAGGTGCCAGGTAGGTGGGAGGGCCAGCTaagcctaaaatacttattttctggATTCTTACAGAAAAAGCTTTCTGGCCCCTGTGTCAGCGGGTGCTTGGGTTGTCACTACCCTATAGTTTGAAACTTTACTCAGGACCCACCTGCTCCCGGAAGCCTTCCTCAATGAGGTCACCTGATACAGGTGGCCCCTTTCTTGGACATCCATCTCTAAGTGTTCCTCAGATACTTGCCATACACACAGAACTTTCTAGGCACCAGGGACACAGAGAAGTGACAGATGGGACCCTGATCCCTGGGGCTTTCCAGCGTAGCTGCGGCGCCctgttccatgctgggagctagAGTAACTCATGGTAATCTGTGTCATGGATAAAGAAGGGTAAGGAGGCATAACGTGGCCTGGAGAAGTCAGGGCTTCAGGGAAGGGCAGAAACTAGTCTGGATCCTGAGGGATGCTACGTATAAGGCAAGAGGTAGAACGTCCTAGGTGGTGAAAATGGTGTGACCCAAGGTGGAAGTTGGAAAGAGCTTGGGatatggggtgggggaagggaggaagaaaaatacagggatgcctgggtggctcagcagtggagcatctgccttcaggtcaagtcgtgatcccagagtcctgggatcgagtccccacattgggctccccacggggagcctgctgctccccctgcctaggtctctgcctctgtcatgaataaataaataaaatctttaaagaaaatagagagagaaatacaGCTTTTAGGCCTTTCTGGAACAGAGAAGGTGTGTTGggaatttgggggaaataaagTCAGAGGTAAAAAATTAGGGAAAACCTGCAAAGGTAGAGGAATCAAGCCTTGCCGTGATAGGACGTGAGGCGCTATTGTGAATCTTGAGCACAGGGGTCTTAGCATGGAAAAACAGTGTAcgacttcatttattcatttcactgTTTGGTTGCCTTGTGATTCTTCACAAATCACCTCACTCAGAACAGGTTTTGACCCCACAGTGAAATGATGCTCTCAAGGACAGGGCGGAGCTGCCTATTTCTGGATGCTTCTTGAGTAGCTAGTAGTGAGTATTACACCCTAGTACTGATATGACAGCTGCCAGTCTTGGGTCAGAACCTGTGTCATTAAATGCTGTTTGCATCTGGACCTGATCAACACGTCCTTGCAGCTCCTTGGATGCTGTAAGAGTAAAGAGCTCAGGGCAAGCAAACTCTTGGGAAACGCCATGGGAATGAGTCATCGTGGCATTTGGGAACCACAGAACCAGGGTCCAGAGCCCACTCACCAGGGGTGCCTCAATGCCTTCTCACAGGTGTACCGTTCATTTGGGTCCTTCTCCAGCAAGTGGCAAATAAAATCCTTGGCTGAGGGGAGCAATCAGAGACACAACTGAGGACCAGATTTCATGACTGATGGAAATTCACTTCCGGGCTGGTGGGTGGCAGTGAATGCATCTTTAGCTAATTTTCCAAAGAGGCAATTTTaagagtcttagaaaaaaaaaatccaagccaCCTAACAACAACCCACCATAAACCACCAAGGAGAGGCTCTACGTAGCCTCACCCACACAGCGCTGCATATACAGCTCTTATCACGAGGCCCCAACGTGCCTGCATGCCACAAGCATATGCATTTGCACCTTTCAGAGGCAGGCACCCACACGTGGGCCCACGTGAGTGCTGCCTCGGCCCAGCTCTGCTCTCCACTTGATGGACCCAACGACATGTAATGACTGCCTTTTCTCACACACACAGGCATCGCATGCTCTCAGTCTTGATATATAATGAAGGCAAAACTTGGCCTTGGTTTTGCCACTCCTGCCTGGAACACTCCCTAgtgcctgcctctgccctccgGGCCCCCCTCTAAACTACTTTACCAGAGAGGCTGTGGTTCTGtctccaggaaaacaaaagcatgAAGCTTAGATGCGAATAATTTTTTTGGCCTTTGAGCCAGATGAAGATTTCTCCACTTTCCTTGGCAGCCTGTTCTCTAAGATTCCCCGGGGACTTTCAAGAGCCAGGACTGTCATCCATTGTTACACTCTTTTCTCTTGGCAGCCTTTGCCTTGAGCCTGTTATCTTGTCCTTCACACCTGCTAGCCTTACCTGACTCAGAAATGTCATCCCAGAATGGAGACTCAAATTCATAGTAGCCCTCCTTGATCTTCTCGAAAAGCttagactcagtttcttcatagaAGGGGGGATACCCACACAACCTGCAGTGAAATAAGAAGGAAGCATGCTACTCAACGACCCCCGTCTCCTTGGGCCAGCCTCCACTGCATGCACAGGCAGGAGCTAGGATCCCCAAA contains:
- the CAMK1G gene encoding calcium/calmodulin-dependent protein kinase type 1G, producing the protein MGRKEEDDCSSWKKQTTNIRKTFIFMEVLGSGAFSEVFLVKQRVTGKLFALKCIKKSPAFRDSSLENEIAVLKKIKHENIVTLEDIYESTTHYYLVMQLVSGGELFDRILERGVYTEKDASLVIQQVLSAVKYLHENGIVHRDLKPENLLYLTPEENSKIMITDFGLSKMEQSGVMSTACGTPGYVAPEVLAQKPYSKAVDCWSIGVITYILLCGYPPFYEETESKLFEKIKEGYYEFESPFWDDISESAKDFICHLLEKDPNERYTCEKALRHPWIDGNTALHRDIYPSVSLQIQKNFAKSKWRQAFNAAAVVHHMRKLHMNLHSPGIRPEVENRPPGPPASEASRPGSSEITITEAPAPDQSAPPALTRLPCQHGPRPTAPGARSLNCLVNGSLRISSSLVPMQQGPLAAGPCGCCSSCLSIGSKGKSSYCSEPTLFRKANKKQNYKSEVMVPVKAGGSSHCRAGQTGVCLIM